The following coding sequences lie in one Aspergillus luchuensis IFO 4308 DNA, chromosome 8, nearly complete sequence genomic window:
- a CDS encoding uncharacterized protein (COG:S;~EggNog:ENOG410PY0R;~SECRETED:SignalP(1-17);~TransMembrane:1 (n2-12c17/18o184-206i)): MFIFTLTLTLFISLSSARTCYHPDKSVATNNVPCTSADTTYCCDSDAICMSNGYCVGVGAQPYVFFRGSCTDENWGSGCPTQCVNKNPSGGAPIIGIGTDSSGDAQYCCGFQVKNNGSSECVDGDTAFTLNNGEMILGRAALENVTEVSNASSTSTTTVPTETVLATSATCSSSEKHCSSNATAVGAGVGVPLGVLAVSAVVWALWERSRRITASTAAAPNVQEGFYMDKGLVQESYVPHRMQQAPTELDTRARISEMMGSSYQHAF; this comes from the exons ATGTTCATCTTCACACTCACACTTaccctcttcatctctctctcctccgctcGCACATGCTACCACCCCGACAAGTCCGTCGCCACCAATAACGTCCCCTGTACGTCCGCTGACACGACCTATTGCTGCGACTCCGATGCGATCTGCATGTCTAATGGCTACTGCGTTGGAGTCGGAGCCCAGCCATATGTCTTTTTCCGGGGCTCCTGTACGGACGAAAACTGGGGTAGTGGTTGTCCGACGCAGTGTG TAAATAAAAACCCTAGCGGCGGCGCACCCATCATCGGAATCGGCACCGACAGCTCCGGAGATGCACAATACTGCTGTGGCTTTCAGGTCAAGAACAACGGGTCTTCGGAGTGCGTGGATGGCGACACGGCGTTTACTTTAAACAATGGAGAGATGATTCTCGGGCGGGCCGCGCTGGAGAATGTCACGGAAGTTAGTAACGCCAGTTCCACTTCGACAACCACGGTTCCCACGGAGACCGTGCTAGCGACCTCAGCGACTTGTTCGAGCAGCGAGAAGCACTGTAGCTCGAATGCGACGGCTGTAGGGGCTGGTGTGGGCGTGCCCCTGGGAGTGCTGGCTGTGTCGGCTGTCGTGTGGGCGCTCTGggagaggagcaggagaattACAGCGTCTACGGCTGCGGCTCCTAACGTTCAAGAGGGTTTTTATATGGACAAGGGACTTGTACAAGAAAGCTATGTTCCGCACAGGATGCAGCAGGCGCCGACGGAGTTGGACACGCGGGCCAGAAtatcggagatgatggggagtAGCTACCAACATGCATTCTAG
- a CDS encoding putative integral membrane protein Pth11-like (COG:S;~EggNog:ENOG410Q1T7;~TransMembrane:5 (o28-47i59-82o102-124i136-158o215-233i)), whose amino-acid sequence MSLEQVSGGGTEGDFQHPNENLRRSTIIALYFAFIMSTVAVALRLLARKITGSRLYLDDYLMIIALLFKYGCSIGVTILLWNGLGCHINMIPQKNLTVYFKIGWSNSFVYTLCVMFIKLSILAVYKRLFAARSMKIAANVVAVIVVLWAVSISIGGVLNCVPVQKFWDRPVPGHCVNTVGYYYGQQIPNILTDVVLLIMPLKSVWELPISKTQRLLLSGVFLVGILTLIFDILRLVAMIQLTQAGPDITYNQVPVVVWTCMEAAVGITAACMSHIRPLFNVKLWSRHRYSDQEPGKGSTNSSEEGFSSSDRTLFDPCGTQTTISAGHEVHAEHEKP is encoded by the exons ATGTCGCTAGAACAAGTGTCAGGTGGAGGCACCGAGGGTGACTTCCAGCACCCCAACGAGAACCTACGTCGGTCAACCATTATTGCACTTTATTTTGCCTTTATTATGTCCACGGTTGCCGTGGCCCTACGCCTTCTCGCAAGAAAGATCACTGGGTCACGGTTGTACTTGGATGACTATCTTATGATAATAGCTTTG CTCTTCAAATATGGTTGTTCTATCGGCGTCACAATCC TCCTATGGAACGGCCTCGGATGTCACATCAACATGATCCCGCAAAAGAACCTGACGGTTTACTTTAAG ATCGGATGGTCCAATTCCTTCGTTTACACTCTCTGCGTCATGTTCATCAAGCTGTCTATCCTGGCAGTTTACAAGCGGCTTTTTGCTGCTAGGAGCATGAAAATCGCAGCCAACGTCGTTGCCGTAATCGTTGTCCTCTGGGCCGTGAGCATCAGCATTGGCGGTGTTCTGAACTGTGTGCCTGTTCAGAAATTCTGGGATCGCCCGGTCCCGGGGCACTGCGTCAACACCGTGGGCTACTACTACGGCCAGCAGATCCCCAACATTCTCACAGACGTGGTTCTGCTCATCATGCCGCTGAAAAGCGTCTGGGAACTACCCATCTCCAAGACTCAGCGGTTGTTGCTGTCGGGAGTATTCCTGGTCGGAATTCT GACCCTGATCTTCGACATTCTGCGCCTGGTCGCAATGATCCAGCTAACACAAGCCGGTCCAGATATCACCT ACAACCAAGTCCCCGTCGTCGTGTGGACATGCATGGAGGCAGCAGTAGGAATCACAGCGGCATGCATGTCTCACATCCGGCCACTGTTCAACGTCAAGCTCTGGTCTCGACACCGGTACTCGGACCAGGAGCCTGGAAAGGGATCAACCAACTCGTCAGAAGAAgggttctcttcttccgaccGAACCCTCTTTGATCCCTGCGGAACCCAGACTACCATCTCCGCTGGCCATGAGGTGCATGCTGAGCATGAGAAGCCTTGA
- the PHO85_4 gene encoding negative regulator of the PHO system (COG:D;~EggNog:ENOG410PGBA;~InterPro:IPR017441,IPR008271,IPR000719,IPR011009;~PFAM:PF07714,PF00069;~go_function: GO:0004672 - protein kinase activity [Evidence IEA];~go_function: GO:0005524 - ATP binding [Evidence IEA];~go_process: GO:0006468 - protein phosphorylation [Evidence IEA]): MTRTSPNSFQQLEKLGEGTYATVFKGRNTKTGELVALKEIALDTEEGTPSTAIREISLMKELHHENILRLHDVIHSENRLMLVFEYMDKDLKRYMDTNGGQLEPSVIKSFANQLVCGIAFCHENRILHRDLKPQNLLVNHKGQLKLADFGLARAFGIPVNTFSNEVVTLWYRAPDVLLGSRSYSTSIDIWSIGCIIAEMSMGRALFPGSNNEDQLQKIFRVMGTPCETSWRGVSRLPEYRADFPLYVEQDLWGLMPSMEERGMELVRAMLRLQPEMRISAVDALNYSWFTNGELCGGEVRAIFARAMEGQRGW, from the exons atgacCCGAACATCTCCCAACTCCTTCCAACAGCTGGAAAAG CTCGGCGAAGGCACCTACGCTACG GTCTTCAAAGGCCGCAACACCAAAACCGGCGAGCTCGTGGCACTCAAAGAAATCGCTCTCGACACAGAAGAAGGCACGCCCTCGACCGCGATCCGCGAAATCTCTCTCATGAAAGAGCTCCACCACGAGAacatcctccgcctccacgaTGTCATCCACTCCGAGAACAGACTCATGCTCGTCTTCGAATACATGGACAAAGACCTAAAGCGCTACATGGACACCAACGGCGGGCAGCTCGAGCCCTCCGTCATCAAATCCTTCGCAAACCAACTCGTCTGCGGCATCGCCTTCTGTCACGAGAACCGCATCCTCCACCGCGATCTCAAACCCCAAAACCTCCTGGTAAACCATAAGGGCCAGCTCAAACTCGCAGACTTTGGCCTCGCCCGCGCATTCGGCATCCCGGTGAACACCTTCTCCAATGAGGTCGTCACGCTGTGGTACCGCGCGCCAGACGTGTTACTAGGGAGTCGAAGCTACAGTACGAGCATCGACATCTGGTCCATTGGATGCATCATCGCGGAGATGTCTATGGGTCGGGCATTGTTCCCCGGATCGAATAACGAGGACCAATTGCAGAAGATTTTCAGGGTCATGGGGACTCCGTGTGAGACGTCGTGGCGGGGTGTGTCGAGGTTGCCTGAATATCGCGCGGATTTCCCACTGTATGTGGAGCAGGACTTGTGGGGACTGATGCCTAGTATGGAAGAACGGGGGATGGAACTTGTCAGGGCGATGTTGAGGTTACAGCCTGAGATGAGGATTAGTGCTGTGGATGCGTTGAATTATTCTTGGTTCACTAATGGTGAACTCTGTGGTGGAGAGGTGCGTGCTATTTTTGCCAGGGCGATGGAGGGACAGCGTGGCTGGTGA